GACCTACGCATTGGCTTCGAAGTGACGATGTACTTCGCCAATCGTTAATGGCTTTGCGGCCATCGCTGCGATGGCCGTTCCTTCTCTGGGGATAGTTGCCCATGCACATTCGTGTTCTCGGCTCCGCCGCTGGCGGTGGTTTTCCGCAGTGGAACTGCAACTGTCGTCAATGCACCGGTGTGCGCAACGGTAGCCTGAGGGCGCAGCGGCGCACGCAGTCTTCGATCGCGGTGAGCGACGACGGCGAGCAGTGGATCCTGTGCAACGCCTCGCCCGACATCCGCGTCCAGCTCGAAAGCTTCCCCGCCTTGCAACCGGCGCGCCGCCTGCGCGACACGGCGATTGGCGCGGTGGTGCTGCTGGACAGCCAGATCGACCATTGCACGGGCCTGCTCAGCCTGCGCGAAGGTTGCCCGCATACGGTGTGGTGCACCGAGCGGGTTCATCAAGACCTGAGCAGCGGTTTCCCGCTGTTCACCATGCTCAAGCACTGGAACGGTGGCTTGCAGTGGCAATGCATCGGCCTGGACCGCGAACCGTTTCGCATCGCCGCCTGCCCCAACCTGCAATTTCGCGCGATCCCGCTGGTGAGCAACGCACCGCCATACTCGCCCAATCGCGGTAATCCGCAGCCGGGCGACACCATCGGCCTGCTCATCGAGGACCGGCGCAGCGGTGCCTCGGTGTTCTATGCGCCGGGCCTGGGGCAGGTCGATGCCGAGGTGTCGAGCTGGATGCGCCATGCCGACTGCCTGCTGCTGGACGGCACGCTGTGGCGCGACGATGAGATGCGTGTGTGCGAAGTCGGGCAGAGCCTGGGCAGTGAGATGGGCCACCTGGCGCAGAGCGGCCCCGGTGGCATGCTCGACGTGCTGGAGGGCTTCAGCCGTCAGCGCAAGATCCTCATCCATATCAACAACACCAACCCGATCCTCGACGAAGACTCGGCCGAGCGGGCCTTGCTGGATCGGCGGGGGATTGAAGTGGCGTATGACGGCTTGTCTATCGCGCTGTAGTGGCTGGCACCGCGCAACCTGGAGAACCGCAATGACCGACACCCCCATGACACCCGGCGAATTCGAAGCGGCCCTGCGGGCGAAGGGCGCTTACTACCATATTCATCATCCCTTCCATCAGGCGATGTACGCCGGGCGTGCGACCCGGGCGCAGATTCAGGGCTGGGTTGCCAACCGCTTCTATTACCAGGTCAACATCCCGCTCAAGGATGCCGCGATCCTTGCCAACTGCCCGGACCGTGAGGTACGCCGGCAATGGCTGCAACGGGTGCTCGACCACGATGGCGCGCCGGGCAGCGAAGGCGGCATCGAGGCCTGGTTGCGCCTTGGCGAAGCGGTCGGGCTGGACCGTGAACGCATCCTGTCCCAGGAGATGGTCCTGCCGGGGGTGCGGTTTGCCGTGGACGCCTACGTCAATTTCGCCCGCCGCGCAGGCTGGCAGGAGGCTGCCAGCAGTTCGCTGACCGAACTGTTCGCGCCACAGATCCATCAGTCGCGCCTGGACAGCTGGCCCCAGCACTACCCGTGGATCGATGCCGCCGGCTATGACTATTTCCGCACACGCCTGGGCCAGGCACGACGCGACGTCGAACATGGCCTGCGCATCACCTTGGCGCACTACGTCACGCGTGCGGGCCAGCAACGGATGCTGGAAATTCTGCAGTTCAAGCTGGACGTGCTGTGGAGCATGCTCGATGCCATGAGCATGGCGTATGAGCTGGAGCGGCCCCCGTACCACAGCGTGACGCAGGAAAGCGTCTGGCATCGGGGGATCGCCCTGTGAAACTGATCGATGGCGAACAGGTGCTGGGTTTGCGCCGCGGGTTCCGCCTGCAATGGGAACCGCGTCAGGACTGCCATGTGCTGCTGTACCCCGAGGGCATGATCAAGCTCAATCCCAGTGCCGGCTGGGTACTTGAATTACTGGACGGCCAGCGTTGCGTGGCGGCGATTATCGACGGCCTGGCGCAACGGTTCCCCGATGTTCAGGGGCTGGACGAGGATGTGCTGGCGTTTCTGGAGGTGGCCCGTGCCAAGCACTGGATTGAATGACCCGCGCCCTGGGCCGCCGCTGTGGCTGCTGGCGGAGCTGACCTACCGCTGCCCGCTGCAATGCCCGTATTGTTCCAACCCGTTGGACTTTGCCCAGCATGGCCAGGAGCTGACCACTGAGGAGTGGATCCGGGTATTCCGCGAGGCACGGGCGATGGGCGCCGCGCAACTGGGTTTTTCCGGCGGCGAACCGCTGGTGCGCCAGGACCTGGGGCAACTGATCAAGGCTGCGCGGGACATGGGGTACTACACCAACCTGATCACCTCTGGCATCGGCCTGACCGAACAGAAAGTCCGCGACTTCAAGCTCGCCGGGCTCGACCATATCCAGATCAGCTTCCAGGCAGCAGATGAGGCGGTCAACAACATGCTGGCCGGCTCGCGCAAGGCGTTCGCCCAGAAGCTGGCGATGGCCAAGGCGGTCAAGGCACAGGGGTATCCGATGGTGCTCAACTTCGTGACCCATCGGCACAACATCGACCAGATTGCCGACATTATCGAGCTGTGCCTGACGTTGCAGGCGGACTTCGTGGAGCTGGCGACCTGCCAGTTCTACGGTTGGGCTGAGCTCAACCGTGTCGGCCTGTTGCCGACACGCGAACAATTGCAGCGTGCGGAGCGCATTACCCAGGGCTATCGACAACGGCTGGAGGCCGAAGGGCATCCGTGCAAGCTGATTTTCGTCACGCCGGATTACTACGAAGAACGCCCAAAGGCCTGCATGAACGGCTGGGCCAACCTGTTCCTCGATATCACCCCAGACGGCACTGCGTTGCCGTGCCACAGCGCCCGCCAGTTGCCGGTGGCCTTCCCCAACGTGCGCGAGCACAGCATCGAGCACATCTGGAACGATTCATTCGGCTTCAACCGCTTCCGTGGCAATGACTGGATGAAGGAGCCCTGTCGCTCGTGCGATGAAAAGCACCAGGATTTCGGTGGCTGCCGCTGCCAGGCATACATGCTCACCGGCGATGCGGCCAATGCAGACCCGGTGTGCAGCAAGTCGCCGCACCACGGCGTGATTCTCAAGGCCCGGCAG
The sequence above is drawn from the Pseudomonas putida genome and encodes:
- the pqqC gene encoding pyrroloquinoline-quinone synthase PqqC, whose product is MTDTPMTPGEFEAALRAKGAYYHIHHPFHQAMYAGRATRAQIQGWVANRFYYQVNIPLKDAAILANCPDREVRRQWLQRVLDHDGAPGSEGGIEAWLRLGEAVGLDRERILSQEMVLPGVRFAVDAYVNFARRAGWQEAASSSLTELFAPQIHQSRLDSWPQHYPWIDAAGYDYFRTRLGQARRDVEHGLRITLAHYVTRAGQQRMLEILQFKLDVLWSMLDAMSMAYELERPPYHSVTQESVWHRGIAL
- the pqqD gene encoding pyrroloquinoline quinone biosynthesis peptide chaperone PqqD, producing MKLIDGEQVLGLRRGFRLQWEPRQDCHVLLYPEGMIKLNPSAGWVLELLDGQRCVAAIIDGLAQRFPDVQGLDEDVLAFLEVARAKHWIE
- the pqqA gene encoding pyrroloquinoline quinone precursor peptide PqqA translates to MWTKPAFTDLRIGFEVTMYFANR
- the pqqB gene encoding pyrroloquinoline quinone biosynthesis protein PqqB — protein: MHIRVLGSAAGGGFPQWNCNCRQCTGVRNGSLRAQRRTQSSIAVSDDGEQWILCNASPDIRVQLESFPALQPARRLRDTAIGAVVLLDSQIDHCTGLLSLREGCPHTVWCTERVHQDLSSGFPLFTMLKHWNGGLQWQCIGLDREPFRIAACPNLQFRAIPLVSNAPPYSPNRGNPQPGDTIGLLIEDRRSGASVFYAPGLGQVDAEVSSWMRHADCLLLDGTLWRDDEMRVCEVGQSLGSEMGHLAQSGPGGMLDVLEGFSRQRKILIHINNTNPILDEDSAERALLDRRGIEVAYDGLSIAL
- the pqqE gene encoding pyrroloquinoline quinone biosynthesis protein PqqE, translating into MCWRFWRWPVPSTGLNDPRPGPPLWLLAELTYRCPLQCPYCSNPLDFAQHGQELTTEEWIRVFREARAMGAAQLGFSGGEPLVRQDLGQLIKAARDMGYYTNLITSGIGLTEQKVRDFKLAGLDHIQISFQAADEAVNNMLAGSRKAFAQKLAMAKAVKAQGYPMVLNFVTHRHNIDQIADIIELCLTLQADFVELATCQFYGWAELNRVGLLPTREQLQRAERITQGYRQRLEAEGHPCKLIFVTPDYYEERPKACMNGWANLFLDITPDGTALPCHSARQLPVAFPNVREHSIEHIWNDSFGFNRFRGNDWMKEPCRSCDEKHQDFGGCRCQAYMLTGDAANADPVCSKSPHHGVILKARQEAETAGQGLAQLTLRNEQASRLIYRG